A single genomic interval of Peromyscus leucopus breed LL Stock chromosome 7, UCI_PerLeu_2.1, whole genome shotgun sequence harbors:
- the Tagln gene encoding transgelin: MANKGPSYGMSREVQSKIEKKYDEELEERLVEWIVMQVGPDVGRPDRGRLGFQVWLKNGMILSKLVNSLYPDGSKPVKVPENPPSMVFKQMEQVAQFLKAAEDYGVTKTDMFQTVDLFEGKDMAAVQRTLMALGSLAVTKNDGHYRGDPNWFMKKAQEHKREFTESQLQEGKHVIGLQMGSNRGASQAGMTGYGRPRQIIS; encoded by the exons ATGGCCAACAAGGGCCCATCCTACGGCATGAGCCGTGAAGTGCAGTCCAAAATAGAGAAGAAGTATgatgaggagctggaggagcGACTGGTGGAGTGGATTGTAATGCAGGTTGGCCCTGATGTGGGCCGCCCCGATCGTGGGCGTCTGGGCTTCCAAGTGTGGCTGAAGAATGGCATG ATTCTGAGCAAGCTGGTGAACAGCCTGTATCCTGACGGATCCAAGCCAGTGAAGGTGCCTGAGAATCCACCTTCCATGGTCTTCAAACAGATGGAGCAGGTAGCTCAATTCTTGAAGGCAGCTGAGGACTATGGAGTCACCAAGACTGATATGTTCCAGACTGTTGACCTCTTTGAAG GCAAAGACATGGCAGCAGTGCAGAGGACTCTAATGGCATTGGGCAGCTTGGCTGTGACCAAGAATGATGGACACTACCGTGGAGATCCCAACTGGTTTATGAA GAAAGCCCAGGAGCATAAGAGGGAGTTCACAGAGAGTCAACTGCAGGAGGGGAAGCACGTCATTGGCCTTCAGATGGGCAGCAACAGAGGGGCCTCACAGGCTGGCATGACAGGCTATGGACGACCCCGGCAGATCATCAGTTAG
- the Pcsk7 gene encoding proprotein convertase subtilisin/kexin type 7 — MPKGRQKVPHLDAPLGLPICLWLELAGFFFMVPWVMGLSEAGGLDPLGAGGLSWAVHLDNLEGERKEESLTQQADAVAQAAGLVNAGRIGELQGHYLFVQPAGHRQAMEVEAMRQQAEAVLARHAAVRWHSEQRLLKRAKRSIHFNDPKYPQQWHLNNRRSPGRDINVTGVWERNVTGRGVTVVVVDDGVEHTVQDIAPNYSPEGSYDLNSNDPDPMPHPDAENGNHHGTRCAGEIAAVPNNSFCAVGVAYGSRIAGIRVLDGPLTDSMEAVAFNKHYQINDIYSCSWGPDDDGKTVDGPHQLGKAALQHGVMAGRQGFGSIFVVASGNGGQHNDNCNYDGYANSIYTVTIGAVDEEGRMPFYAEECASMLAVTFSGGDKMLRSIVTTDWDLQKGTGCTEGHTGTSAAAPLAAGMIALMLQVRPCLTWRDIQHIIVFTATQYEDRHADWLTNEAGFSHSHQHGFGLLNAWRLVNAAKIWTSVPYLASYVSPVLKENKAVPRSPHSLEVLWNVSRMDLEMSGLKTLEHVAVTVSITHPRRGSLELKLFCPSGMMSLIGAPRSMDSDPNGFNDWTFSTVRCWGERARGIYRLAIRDVGDEPLQVGILQQWQLTLYGSMWSPVDIKDRQSLLESAMSGKYLRDDFTLPCPPGLKIPEEDGYTITPNTLKTLVLVGCFTVFWTIYYMLEVYLSQRNMASTQGCRSGHCSWPQRSHNSREVGTELESMPLCNSKDQGGVESENGGCTTTSSFLAPEVLSEGDWNLSQSGKSLLDHPQHQPPDLLQVKDGQIC; from the exons ATGCCGAAAGGGAGGCAAAAAGTCCCACACTTGGATGCCCCCCTGGGCCTGCCCATCTGCCTCTGGCTGGAATTAGCCGGGTTCTTCTTTATGGTTCCCTGGGTCATGGGCCtgtcagaggcaggtgggcttGACCCCTTGGGTGCAGGGGGGCTAAGCTGGGCCGTGCATCTGGACAAcctagaaggagagaggaaggaagagagtctGACACAGCAGGCAGACGCCGTGGCCCAGGCAGCAGGCTTGGTGAATGCTGGGCGCATTGGAGAGCTTCAGGGGCACTACCTCTTTGTCCAGCCCGCTGGGCACAGGCAAGCCATGGAGGTGGAGGCCATGCGACAGCAGGCAGAGGCTGTGTTAGCCAGGCACGCAGCTGTGCGCTGGCATTCAGAGCAGAGGCTGCTGAAGCGGGCCAAGCGCAGCATCCACTTCAATGATCCCAAGTATCCGCAGCAGTGGCACCTG AACAATCGACGGAGCCCAGGCAGAGACATCAATGTGACAGGTGTGTGGGAGCGAAATGTAACTGGGCGAGGggtgacagtggtggtggtggacgaTGGAGTGGAGCACACCGTCCAGGACATTGCACCCAACTAT AGCCCAGAGGGTAGCTATGACCTCAACTCTAATGACCCAGATCCTATGCCCCACCCTGATGCGGAGAATGGTAACCACCATGGGACCCGGTGTGCAGGAGAAATTGCAGCTGTGCCCAACAACAGCTTCTGTGCAGTGGGTGTGGCCTATGGGAGCCGAATAGCAG GTATCCGGGTGCTGGATGGACCACTCACAGACAGTATGGAGGCTGTGGCATTCAACAAGCACTATCAGATCAATGACATCTACAGCTGCAG CTGGGGTCCAGATGATGATGGGAAGACAGTGGATGGTCCTCACCAGCTTGGAAAG GCCGCCTTACAACATGGAGTGATGGCTGGTCGCCAGGGCtttgggagtatctttgtggttGCCAGTGGTAACGGGGGCCAGCACAATGACAACTGCAACTATGATGGCTATGCCAACTCCATCTACACTGTCACAATAG GTGCTGTGGACGAAGAGGGGCGGATGCCTTTTTATGCAGAGGAATGTGCCTCCATGCTGGCAGTTACCTTCAGTGGTGGAGACAAGATGCTTCGGAGCATT GTGACCACTGACTGGGACCTTCAGAAGGGCACTGGCTGCACGGAAGGCCACACAGGGACCTCCGCTGCAGCTCCTCTGGCAGCTGGCATGATAGCCCTCATGCTGCAGGTGCGGCCCTGCCTCACATGGAGGGACATCCAGCACATCATTGTCTTCACAGCCACCCAG TATGAGGATCGTCATGCAGACTGGCTCACCAATGAGGCTGGCTTCAGCCACAGCCACCAGCATGGTTTTGGCCTGCTCAACGCTTGGAGACTCGTCAATGCAGCCAAG ATCTGGACGTCTGTCCCTTACTTAGCCTCCTATGTCAGCCCTGTGCTGAAAGAAAATAAGGCTGTCCCTCGGTCCCCCCACTCTCTGGAGGTGCTATGGAATG TCAGCAGGATGGACCTGGAGATGTCGGGGCTGAAGACCCTGGAACATGTGGCAGTGACAGTCTCCATCACTCACCCACGACGTGGCAGCTTAGAACTGAAACTCTTTTGTCCCAGTGGCATGATGTCTTTGATCGGCGCACCCCGCAGCATGGACTC GGATCCTAATGGCTTCAATGACTGGACCTTCTCCACTGTGCGGTGCTGGGGGGAAAGAGCAAGAGGCATCTACAGACTGGCTATCAGGGATGTAG GAGATGAGCCGCTCCAGGTGGGCATCCTGCAGCAGTGGCAGCTGACCCTGTATGGCTCCATGTGGAGTCCAGTAGACATCAAGGACAGACAAAG TCTGTTAGAAAGCGCTATGAGTGGGAAATACCTGCGTGATGACTTCACCCTGCCTTGCCCGCCTGGGCTGAAAATCCCTGAGGAGGATGGTTACACCATTACCCCTAACACCCTCAAG ACCCTGGTGCTGGTGGGCTGCTTCACTGTCTTCTGGACCATTTATTACATGCTAGAAGTATACTTGAGCCAGAGGAACATGGCTTCCACCCAAGGTTGCAGGAGCGGACATTGCTCCTGGCCCCAGCGGAGCCATAACTccagggaggtggggacagagctAGAATCAATGCCTCTATGCAACAGCAAGGACCAGGGTGGAGTCGAGTCGGAGAATGGGGGCTGCACCACCACCTCTAGCTTCCTGGCCCCAGAGGTACTCAGTGAAGGAGACTGGAATCTGTCCCAGAGCGGTAAGAGTCTCCTGGACCATCCTCAGCACCAACCCCCAGACCTGCTACAGGTGAAGGATGGACAGATCTGCTGA